The following are encoded together in the Neospora caninum Liverpool complete genome, chromosome IV genome:
- a CDS encoding putative helicase — translation MASEIAPADRGGEEENAQTGKRKKTRDSEYRKLRQEARRLAREGGEKAVEGGACKSKHEREKTHGTERAAASGTKGDHVGEARTEKRDDEANGAREGEERKRKRERGREAEKEGEKREEPVEGDDGDAGTRLGRKRKRRRRRKNLTEDEDTLAHEENGDEAEDEKADRERQEALPNEEGKRHRKRHMKRKGTRNTEEQSRDEEGQDGEDANGDSEETDAAQKDSKETPDSQDPSSPSSASSSSASSSASSSSSSSSSSPSCAGKERTPRPEFTSRYCVVTQHSAGEEEDEKQAQSLRALHPCVVDALRRRNIQSLFPVQRTVVHFLTRCIDRPYDAQNCDLCVSAPTGEGKTFCYVLPIVSFLLGSVVRTTRCVVLVPTRELAMQVAEEFRRFRHFHPSPFVSRPGSCRTSSSSVRHADAEENERSDAADEHAGKRGRKKPESDTGLDGVNTTPLDSTGICDSKTTLGNQVVFCRDISVVCLVGELPVHRNKRGNGSAGGSNSSGTRFASPLNSDFLASFLGSSHAPEATSGVSIAGSASPDSAAPPDVVVCTPGKFSEMVWNATRRNGGAFSFDAVRGEDGLSLQDEDALQAGDMRLSLDDVQWLVIDEADRLVRQPHHDWMKAVEALQRLRFEACRTRGRSFASRSPGKVAIPCVSAFASPFVASASLPLQKLTFSATMTKNPKSLALLNLTRPFFVLSTPSGHYSMPQSLAQRYVVCDSEDKPLCLLLLLLRLARHLANGGSELGRNRAAVQAASNDSNASGDEAKGQEAGGSEDEEEEKEEKAEEENAEEEKAEEENAEEENAEEENEEEEKAEEGEEKEESDDGEEGGEEAEGGESREGEGECGEEPEEGGVSEKRKKMKVLVFCSSRDATHRLARLLQLYFEHADSSQIRPTSISRFAAFSSSEGQSVPAPSRPDAANGAWRPGDACKEEEEEVERPLCLRVRELSSNLSQRDRMKLINGFKNGTVEVLVCSDLASRGLDVEGVDAVFHYDAPQHVQAYVHRSGRSAR, via the exons ATGGCGAGTGAGATCGCCCCCGCGGATcggggaggcgaggaggaaaatGCCCAGAccggaaagaggaagaaaacgcgagattCCGAGTACAGAAAACTTCGACAAGAGGCAAGGAGACTcgcgagggaaggcggcgagaaggctgTTGAGGGCGGCGCCTGCAAGTCCAAACatgagagggagaagacacacgGAACTGAGCGTGCAGCAGCTTCCGGAACAAAGGGAGACCACGTAGGAGAAGCgcgaacagaaaagagagacgatgAGGCAAATGGAGCaagggagggcgaggagaggaaaagaaaacgcgagcggggcagagaggctgagaaagaaggagaaaagagagaggagcctgTCGAGGgtgacgacggagacgcaggcacgcGGTTGGGAAGGAAACGtaagaggcgaagaaggaggaaaaacTTGACTGAAGATGAGGACACGCTCGCACACGAGGAGAACGGAgatgaagcggaagacgaaaaggccgatcgagaaagacaagaggcgCTGccaaacgaagaagggaaacggcaCCGAAAACGACACATGAAACGAAAAGGGACTCGCAACACAGAGGAGCAATcacgagacgaagaaggtcaagacggagaagatgcaaacggagacagcgaggagacagacgcagcaCAGAAGGACTCCAAGGAAACCCCAGATTCCCAGGatccctcctcgccttcatctgcctcttcttcgtccgcctcgtcgtccgcttcttcctcttcatcgtcaTCGTCTTCATCTCCATCTTGTGCTGGTAAAGAGAGGACACCTCGTCCTGAGTTTACAAGTCGATACTGCGTCGTGACACAGCACAGcgcaggggaagaggaggacgagaagcagGCTCAGAgtctccgcgctctccaTCCCTGCGTAGTCGAcgctcttcggcgcaggaACATTCAGAGCCTGTTTCCAG TTCAGCGCACGGTGGTCCACTTCCTCACGAGGTGTATCGACAGGCCGTACGACGCGCAAAACTGCGATCTCTGCGTGTCGGCTCCCACCG gcgaggggaaaacgtTCTGCTACGTTTTGCCCATCGTCAGTTTCCTTCTGGGATCAGTCG TTCGGACAACGCGCTGCGTCGTGCTTGTCCCTACCCGCGAGCTAGCGATGCAAGTCGCTGAGGAGTTTCGCCGATTTCGCCACTTTCATCCTtcgcctttcgtttctcgacCCGGGTCCTGCCGCACGTCATCCAGCAGCGTTCGTCAcgcagacgcggaagaaaacgaacgaaGCGACGCGGCGGACGAGCACGCAGGGAAACGCGGACGGAAGAAACCCGAGAGCGATACCGGTCTAGATGGGGTGAACACGACGCCTTTGGACTCCACAGGCATCTGTGATTCAAAGACGACGCTCGGCAACCAAGTGGTCTTCTGCCGGGATATCTCTGTTGTCTGTCTCGTTGGCGAGCTGCCTGTACACCGGAACAAGCGCGGGAACGGATCGGCTGGCGGGAGCAACAGCAGCGGGACGCgtttcgcgtcgcctctcaaCTCCGattttctcgcttcgtttctcggcTCTTCGCACGCACCTGAAGCCACCAGCGGCGTTTCCATCGCCGGTTCGGCGTCGCCAGATTCAGCCGCGCCGCCTGATGTGGttgtatgtacacctgggAAGTTCTCGGAGATGGTTTGGAATGCCACTCGCAGAAATGGCGGCGCATTTTCCTTTGACGCGGTTCGTGGAGAAGatggcctctctctgcaggacGAGGATGCGCTACAAG CTGGGGACATGCGCCTGTCCCTCGACGACGTTCAGTGGCTCGTAATTGATGAGGCAGACCGTCTCGTCAGGCAG CCTCACCACGACTGGATGAAGGCGGTCGAAGCACTGCAGAGACTGCGCTTCGAGGCCTGTCGAACGCGCGGGCGTTCCTTtgcgtcgcgttcgcctgGCAAAGTGGCGATCCCTTGCGTCTCCGCATTCGCCTCCCCGTTCGTCGCGTCGGCCTCCTTGCCGCTGCAGAAACTCA CCTTCTCTGCCACGATGACGAAGAATCCAAAGTCGCTGGCTCTGCTCAATTTGACGCGCCCGTTCTTTGTCCTCTCCACCCCCAGCG GTCACTATTCGATGCCCCAGTCGCTGGCGCAGCGCTACGTCGTCTGCGACTCGGAAGATAagccgctctgtctcctcctccttttgCTGCGCCTTGCGCGGCACCTGGCGAACGGCGGCAGCGAGCTGGGGAGAAATCGAGCGGCGGTCCAGGCGGCTTCGAACGACTCAAACGCctcaggagacgaggcaaaGGGTCAAGAGGCCGGAGGgagtgaagacgaggaggaagagaaggaagagaaagcagaggaagagaacgcagaggaagagaaagcagaggaagagaacgcagaggaagagaacgcagaggaagagaacgaagaggaagagaaagcagaggaaggagaggagaaagaagaatccgacgacggcgaagagggcggagaggaggcagaaggcggcgaatcgagggaaggcgaaggggaaTGTGGCGAGGAAccggaagaaggaggcgtttcggagaaaagaaagaagatgaAAGTACTCGTTTTCTGCAGTAGTCGAGACGCCACGCATCGCCTCGCGCGACTGCTTCAGCTGTATTTCGAACACGCCGACAGCAG CCAAATTCGCCCCACAAGcatctctcgcttcgccgccttttcctcttcggaAGGACAGTCCGTGCCTGCACCGTCTCGGCCGGACGCCGCGAACGGCGCATGGCGTCcaggcgacgcatgcaaagaggaagaagaggaagtcgagaggcctctctgccttcgtgtTCGCGAACTGTCGAGCAACTTGAGTCAGCGCGACCGCATGAAGCTCATCAACGGATTCAA AAATGGGACTGTCGAGGTCCTGGTATGCAGCGATCTGGCCTCGCGAGGGCTCGACGTCGAAGGCGTCGATGCGGTTTTCCACTACGACGCCCCACAACACGTCCAGGCGTACGTACACCGATCTGGGCGATCCGCGAGGTAA